In Verrucomicrobiota bacterium, one genomic interval encodes:
- the lpxB gene encoding lipid-A-disaccharide synthase, which yields MRHKSFMVIAGEASGDLLASELTRALRARAPGGMQPVFFGAGGPHMAKVGVDLAFDLTAHAVVGIWEVVRQYWKFRRFFHQLLAMAEERRPDVIIGVDYSGFNRRFAQAAKRRAQAMVGSDWNPHLVQFVSPQVWASRSGRAQAMARDYAMVLSIFPFEKDWYASHAPGLRVEFVGHPIFDRYPPKVVTGQSAAAEPYVVFLPGSRVAELKRHLPPLLGAWAILRTTLPGLRARMVLPNNELMALTRSFNPPPEIVLQVGGLADALRGATIALASTGTVTVECAYFGVPTVALYKTSWLTFEIARRLVKVQHLAMPNLLANERLFPEFIQTEATAENLARAALALLQDDLQRAQIKRRLGKVMATLGQPGAADRAAQRVWELLDSPTPHAGEIIAG from the coding sequence GTGCGGCACAAATCTTTCATGGTGATTGCGGGTGAGGCCAGTGGCGATTTACTGGCGTCCGAACTCACACGCGCTCTGCGCGCCCGAGCGCCCGGCGGGATGCAGCCAGTATTCTTCGGTGCGGGTGGACCCCACATGGCCAAAGTAGGTGTGGACTTGGCGTTTGATCTCACCGCCCATGCCGTGGTGGGCATCTGGGAAGTCGTCCGCCAATATTGGAAGTTTCGCCGCTTCTTCCATCAACTTTTGGCCATGGCAGAGGAACGCCGGCCCGACGTGATTATTGGCGTGGATTACTCTGGTTTCAACCGGCGCTTTGCCCAAGCCGCCAAGCGCCGCGCCCAAGCCATGGTGGGTTCCGATTGGAATCCGCATCTGGTCCAGTTCGTGTCGCCGCAAGTCTGGGCGTCCCGTTCCGGGCGTGCGCAGGCCATGGCCCGGGATTACGCAATGGTGTTGAGCATCTTCCCGTTCGAGAAGGATTGGTATGCCAGCCATGCGCCGGGGTTGCGGGTGGAATTTGTGGGGCACCCGATCTTTGACCGTTATCCGCCGAAGGTGGTGACCGGCCAGTCTGCCGCCGCTGAGCCGTATGTGGTGTTCCTTCCCGGCAGTCGGGTGGCCGAATTAAAACGACATCTGCCGCCGTTATTGGGCGCGTGGGCCATTTTACGCACAACGTTGCCGGGATTACGCGCCCGAATGGTATTGCCGAACAACGAGTTGATGGCGTTGACTCGGAGCTTCAATCCGCCACCGGAAATCGTGCTGCAAGTGGGCGGTTTGGCGGACGCCTTGCGCGGCGCGACCATCGCTCTGGCTAGCACGGGAACCGTCACTGTGGAATGCGCCTATTTCGGCGTGCCCACGGTGGCGCTGTACAAGACCTCCTGGCTGACGTTTGAAATCGCGCGTCGCTTGGTGAAGGTGCAACATCTGGCCATGCCCAATCTGCTGGCCAATGAACGCCTGTTTCCCGAATTCATTCAGACGGAAGCCACAGCAGAGAACCTGGCACGCGCGGCGCTGGCGCTGTTGCAAGATGACTTGCAGCGCGCGCAGATCAAGCGACGCCTGGGCAAAGTGATGGCCACCCTGGGGCAGCCCGGCGCGGCTGACCGCGCCGCCCAGCGCGTATGGGAATTGCTGGACAGCCCCACGCCCCATGCCGGAGAAATTATTGCGGGATGA